In the genome of Vibrio sp. NTOU-M3, one region contains:
- a CDS encoding MATE family efflux transporter: MHRYKKEASQLIKLATPVLIASVAQTGMGFVDTVMAGGVSATDMAAVSIAASIWLPSILFGVGLLMALVPVVAQLNGAGRQHKIPFQIQQGAALALVISLPTIAVLFQTKTILGLMDVEVLMAEKTIGYMHAVMFAVPAFLLFQTLRSFTDGMSLTQPAMVIGFIGLMINIPLNWIFVYGKFGAPALGGVGCGVATAIVYWLMFFMLLFYVLTSKRLAHIKVFGQFHRPELKAQIKLFKLGFPVAAALFFEVTLFAVVALLVAPLGSLVVAAHQVAINFSSLVFMLPMSVGAAASIRVGHRLGENNVDGARVASRVALMVALAMSLCTALLTVLFREQVSYLYTDNRAVIELAMQLLLLAAVYQCTDAIQVVAAGALRGYKDMSAIFNRTFIAYWILGLPCGYILGMTDWIVEPMGAHGFWYGFIIGLSSAAIMLGLRLRWMHRQPDEAQLALASLK, from the coding sequence GTGCATCGTTATAAAAAAGAAGCTTCTCAGCTGATAAAACTCGCCACCCCGGTACTTATCGCATCGGTGGCGCAAACTGGTATGGGGTTTGTAGATACTGTCATGGCCGGTGGTGTTAGTGCGACTGACATGGCTGCGGTTTCTATTGCCGCAAGTATTTGGCTACCTTCCATCTTATTTGGTGTTGGACTATTAATGGCGTTAGTTCCTGTTGTTGCGCAGCTGAATGGCGCGGGTCGACAACATAAAATTCCATTTCAAATTCAGCAAGGTGCCGCACTAGCATTGGTGATTTCTTTACCAACCATTGCCGTATTATTCCAAACGAAAACAATCCTTGGCTTAATGGATGTAGAAGTTCTGATGGCCGAAAAAACCATTGGTTATATGCACGCAGTGATGTTTGCGGTACCTGCGTTTTTATTGTTTCAAACCTTACGTAGTTTCACCGACGGTATGTCACTAACCCAACCGGCAATGGTGATTGGGTTCATCGGTTTAATGATCAATATTCCACTTAACTGGATCTTTGTTTACGGCAAGTTTGGCGCACCTGCTTTGGGTGGTGTGGGTTGTGGCGTTGCTACGGCAATTGTTTACTGGCTAATGTTTTTTATGCTGCTCTTTTATGTGCTCACCTCAAAGCGCTTGGCACATATCAAAGTCTTTGGACAGTTCCATCGCCCCGAATTAAAAGCACAAATCAAACTGTTTAAGCTTGGCTTCCCAGTGGCTGCTGCTCTGTTTTTCGAAGTCACCTTATTTGCAGTCGTCGCTCTTCTCGTTGCACCACTTGGTTCATTGGTCGTTGCAGCACACCAAGTTGCTATCAACTTCTCATCTTTGGTGTTTATGTTACCGATGAGTGTGGGTGCGGCTGCAAGTATCCGCGTTGGCCATCGTCTTGGAGAAAACAATGTTGATGGTGCAAGAGTGGCTTCTCGAGTTGCTCTTATGGTCGCATTAGCAATGTCACTATGTACCGCCCTGCTTACTGTTCTCTTCCGTGAACAAGTTTCTTATTTGTATACAGACAACCGAGCCGTGATTGAATTAGCGATGCAATTATTATTGCTAGCGGCAGTCTATCAATGTACAGATGCGATTCAGGTGGTTGCCGCTGGTGCGCTTCGTGGCTACAAAGATATGTCCGCGATTTTTAATCGTACTTTCATTGCATATTGGATTTTAGGTTTACCTTGCGGCTACATTCTCGGTATGACGGATTGGATTGTTGAACCGATGGGTGCTCATGGTTTCTGGTATGGCTTTATTATTGGTTTATCATCTGCCGCAATCATGCTTGGCTTACGTTTAAGATGGATGCATCGTCAACCCGATGAAGCTCAGCTTGCTCTAGCGAGTTTAAAATAA
- a CDS encoding riboflavin synthase subunit alpha: MFTGIVQGTAELVAINKKERFQTHTIRLNNTMRNGLEIGASVAHNGCCLTVTHIDGDLVDFDLMQETLKLTNLGALQVGEHINIERAAKFGDEIGGHSMSGHISLVSTIVDVIDSPNNRTIWFEVPQETIKYVLAKGYIGLDGCSLTIGEVKGNRFNVHLIPETLQRTLFGKRAIGDLINVEFDPQTQAIVDTVERVLAARQPE; encoded by the coding sequence ATGTTTACGGGAATAGTACAAGGCACCGCGGAATTGGTCGCAATCAATAAGAAAGAGCGCTTTCAAACGCATACTATCAGGCTCAATAACACCATGCGAAATGGATTAGAAATTGGGGCTTCAGTCGCTCACAATGGTTGCTGCTTAACCGTAACGCACATTGACGGAGACTTGGTAGACTTTGATCTAATGCAAGAAACGCTCAAGCTGACTAACCTTGGTGCTTTACAGGTTGGAGAGCATATTAACATCGAGCGTGCGGCTAAGTTTGGTGACGAAATTGGCGGGCACAGCATGTCTGGCCATATTAGTTTAGTCTCGACTATTGTCGATGTGATTGATTCTCCGAATAACCGTACGATTTGGTTTGAAGTTCCTCAGGAAACCATCAAGTACGTGCTCGCCAAAGGGTATATCGGTTTAGATGGTTGCTCACTAACGATTGGAGAAGTAAAAGGTAACCGCTTCAACGTTCACTTGATTCCAGAAACATTGCAACGAACCTTATTTGGTAAACGTGCTATTGGTGATTTGATTAACGTTGAATTTGACCCTCAAACTCAAGCGATTGTAGATACTGTTGAGCGTGTATTGGCCGCAAGGCAACCAGAATGA
- a CDS encoding CPXCG motif-containing cysteine-rich protein — protein MRNYTEKMVTCPHCGHSIGITLDASNGSQEFYDDCPACCNAIHLNMTVNEQMDSIELYIDADDEQIF, from the coding sequence ATGCGAAATTACACAGAGAAAATGGTGACTTGCCCACATTGTGGACATTCTATTGGGATCACTCTCGACGCCTCAAACGGTAGCCAAGAGTTTTATGATGATTGCCCTGCTTGCTGTAACGCTATTCATCTTAATATGACGGTCAATGAGCAGATGGATTCCATTGAACTTTATATCGATGCAGATGATGAACAAATCTTCTAA
- a CDS encoding fructosamine kinase family protein, producing the protein MWQAISKQLSETLMFSFDITEKVKVHGGDISNCYMISDGEQRYFIKINERDFISRFEAEAECIKALRKSSTVSLPELVHVGKSKEHSFLILNYLPTKPMDDPKQSYLFGQQLANLHAWGEQKEYGFDFDNYLGSTLQPNKWDKKWSRFFAEQRIGWQLQLMREKGIELVDISDFTRLVQDRLQSHTPRPSLLHGDLWNGNVACSAFGPICYDPASYWGDRECDIAMTELFQGFLPEFYQGYQSILPLDSSYEERKDIYNLYHVLNHYNLFGGHYLDMAERAVNKILTI; encoded by the coding sequence ATGTGGCAAGCTATCTCTAAGCAGCTTTCAGAAACACTAATGTTTTCATTCGATATTACTGAGAAGGTCAAGGTACATGGCGGTGATATAAGCAACTGCTATATGATCAGTGATGGCGAGCAACGTTATTTTATCAAGATTAATGAGCGCGACTTTATTTCACGATTTGAAGCCGAAGCCGAGTGCATTAAAGCGTTAAGAAAAAGCTCAACCGTGTCCCTTCCCGAACTTGTTCATGTGGGCAAGTCTAAAGAACATTCATTTCTTATTCTCAACTACCTTCCAACAAAGCCAATGGATGATCCAAAACAAAGCTATTTATTTGGTCAACAGTTGGCAAACCTGCATGCTTGGGGTGAGCAGAAAGAGTATGGTTTCGACTTTGATAACTATCTCGGTTCCACACTTCAACCTAATAAGTGGGACAAGAAATGGTCACGCTTTTTTGCAGAGCAGCGTATCGGCTGGCAACTGCAACTGATGCGAGAGAAAGGTATTGAGCTGGTTGATATCAGCGACTTCACGCGCTTAGTTCAAGATCGCTTACAATCGCACACTCCCCGCCCTTCACTGCTTCATGGCGATCTATGGAATGGCAATGTCGCTTGTTCTGCTTTTGGCCCCATTTGTTATGATCCAGCCAGTTATTGGGGAGATAGAGAGTGTGATATTGCGATGACTGAGCTATTTCAAGGTTTTCTTCCTGAATTCTACCAAGGCTACCAAAGTATCTTGCCACTAGATTCGAGCTATGAAGAAAGAAAGGACATTTATAATCTTTACCATGTCTTAAACCACTACAATTTGTTTGGTGGGCATTATCTTGATATGGCAGAACGTGCAGTGAATAAGATTTTGACGATTTGA
- a CDS encoding DUF3802 family protein, with protein sequence MVVETDGYLALIEHLAFNLDVFAADDSDTGKESVEDVVTDMVASNIMAIFEQNPELHSSVRFQLLKEADSVVEDLGEVLAGVWGKPATNEQIVFLDEYIALVKNLFDTAVAKYD encoded by the coding sequence GTGGTTGTAGAAACAGATGGCTATCTTGCACTTATTGAGCATTTAGCTTTCAATCTTGATGTGTTTGCAGCGGACGATAGCGACACAGGTAAAGAAAGTGTCGAAGACGTAGTTACGGATATGGTAGCCAGTAACATCATGGCGATTTTTGAACAGAATCCGGAACTGCACTCCAGCGTGCGTTTTCAATTGCTGAAAGAAGCGGATTCTGTTGTTGAGGATTTGGGGGAAGTGCTAGCGGGCGTATGGGGTAAGCCCGCTACGAATGAACAAATCGTTTTCTTAGATGAATATATCGCTTTAGTTAAAAATCTATTTGATACTGCAGTCGCGAAATACGATTAA